A region of the Nitrospirota bacterium genome:
AGCTTCTTTATCATGGACTTGAGCTCATCGAGGTCTGATGACTTAACAATATACGCCTCGGAAGCCCATACCGCAAAATCGTCCCGGTAATCATATGCAGTCGACATGATAATGGGGACTTTTGCATTCTTCTCTTTCATCTGGCGAAGAATACGGATGCCGTCAACGTCCGGCAAAAGGATATCGAGCGTAACGATATCCGGGTTCTCCTTCTCGAACATCTCCATCGCCTCCTGTCCGTTGGAGGCAACAACGACTTCATAGCCCTCGTCCTCGAATTCCTCTTTATACAGCCGCTGAATATGCAGATCGTCGTCAACAACAAGTATTTTCATGTCTGTCCTCCCTTATCTGTATCATTTCTTTTTTGCAATGGAATTACCACCCTGAAGGTGCTTCCCTCCCCCGGCCTGCTCTCCACTTCGATGCTCCCGTCGTGTTCCTCGATAATCCTGTGAGTAATGGTAAGACCAAGTCCGGTACCGGATTTCTTGGTCGTAAAGAAGGGATCGAATATATATGCAAGGTCATCTTCGGAGATTCCGGGTCCGGTATCTTTTATCTCAAAAATGCATGAGCCATTTCTGACATATGTTTTGACTGAGATTGTGCCATTCGTCCCCACCGCCTGAACCGCATTGGTAAGAATATTGAGCAGGGCGTCCTTGACCCTGTTCGGGTCCACGAATATTTCTATGGGCAAACTGTATTCCTTTACAAGGACAATGCCACGGTCATCTATTTCGGACCAAATGAGGGATATGACTCCGTCTATGACCTCATTCGAATTCACCGTCTCTTTTATAATCCTCGTTTCCTTGACAAAACTCAGAATTTCGTTCAGGATGCCCTCAAGTCTCCCGACCTCTTTGGCAATAATATCCGCATACTCCTTCAGGCTTCCGTCCAGCTTTTTTTCGAGCCTCCGCGCAAACCCTCCGAGAGAGACAAGAGGATTGCGTATTTCGTGTGCAACCCTTGCTGCGACCTCTCCGAGAGCAGCCAGTCTGTCTGTCTTTATCACCCTCTCCCGCAGGTTTTTCAGCTCTGTGATATCACTCACGACATTCACCGTTCCGATAAATTCCCCGGAGATATCAAAAATCGGGGAACTCGAAGTAATGAATGTCCCTCCCAGATAATGGTCTTCAACTTCTTCAACAAATGCCTCCCGTCTTTCGACGGTCTTCATATGAGGACATTCCGACAGAGGCTGTTTTGTCCCGTGGAATACCTCATAGCATTTCTTCCCGATGATATCGCCGGGAGGCATGCCCAGCCGGCTGCTGACCGCTTTATTGATATTCTTCACGACATGGTCCCGGTCAACAAAGTACACCATGTCAGATATCGATTCAAAAATGTTCTCCATCTCCTGCTCGGCGAGCTTTACCCTTTCGAACAACCGTGCGTTTTCTATCGCTGCGGCAACATGGTTTGAAAAAGCCGTCAGAAACCGCAGATCCTCCTCATTCACCGGCCTTCTGTTGAAATAGTTGTCCACCCAAAGCACACCGATCACCTTGTTTCGCGAAATCAGCGGCACTGCCGCATATGCCTGGGTCCCGAGCTGCTGCACAAGAACCGCATCGGAAAGAAGTTCCCTGCTCACGTCATCGATATTGAAGAGTTTTTTCTCATTTACCGCCCTCGTGAGTATAGTGTTTTCTGTAAGAGGGATCTCGATCCCCATGCTCAGCCTGTCGAAAAAAGAATCCTTTCTCAACGGCCCTATCTCAATATCGTGCATGATGTCCGGGAGAGTCTTTCTTTCGAGAGAGAGCCGGTCCCATATGTGAAAGGCCTCTTCATGGCTTGCCGGACCGACTCCCATCGCTCCCTTCAACACATTTTTTTCTTCGTCGACCAGGAAAAGGATCGCCCGGTTGAAGCCGAGCCCGTCACCCATCGTAACGGCTGTCAGCACCATCCTCAGCAGCCTGTCGAGTTCAAGGGTTCCCCTCATTGCAGAACTTATGAAAAACAGCCTCGAGAGTTCCTGATTTCTTCTGACAAGCTCCTTCTCGACATTCTTTTTCTCTGAGATGTCCCTCGATATCCCGCTGATGCCGATCACTTCGCCTGCAGTATTTTTTATCGGGGAAAGGGTAAGGCTGACCGAGATGATCGTCCCGTCCTTTCTCTTTCTGAACGTCTCGATTCTCTTCAGGACTTCTCCTGCTTTTATCCTTTTGTTGTTTTCCCATTCAGGATCGATGAGAAAATCGGGGACAAACGGCAGGAATTGCCCAATCGCCTCCTCTTTTGAGAAGCCGTATATCCTCTCCGCACCCCTGTTCCATGAAGTAATAATGCCGTGCAGATCAGAGGAGACTATCGCATCCGCCGAATTCTCTATGATTCCCTCGAGGTAGTCCTTTGTCAGCGCAACTTCGTTGTAAAGCCTCAGGACCTCGTCATGGCAGAGCATTCTGTCGGTAATATCCTGGATAAACACCACCCCTTCAATGATATTTCCCTCGTTGTCCCTCAAAGGGTAGGCAGAAAGCTCCGCGTACCGTGCAGATTCATTGTCAGCAAGCTTTTGTGTCACTATGTACACGTTCCCTGTCTCGAAGGTCACTTCCGCTGCACAGTGCGGACACACCCAGTTGTGATGATGAAAGACTTCCCTGCAGTCCTTGTCGATAAGGTCAGCGGGGGAGATGTCTGTCCAGTTCCCGATAGCCTTGTTTACCGCCATGATCCTGAATTCCCGGTTCAGTATGATGATCCCGTCGCGGATGTTTTCAAAGAGCACTTCTGTAATCTTTTCCCTGTCAGCTATGTTCATGGGCAATGCCTGCTA
Encoded here:
- a CDS encoding response regulator codes for the protein MKILVVDDDLHIQRLYKEEFEDEGYEVVVASNGQEAMEMFEKENPDIVTLDILLPDVDGIRILRQMKEKNAKVPIIMSTAYDYRDDFAVWASEAYIVKSSDLDELKSMIKKLVDKE
- a CDS encoding PAS domain S-box protein; the protein is MNIADREKITEVLFENIRDGIIILNREFRIMAVNKAIGNWTDISPADLIDKDCREVFHHHNWVCPHCAAEVTFETGNVYIVTQKLADNESARYAELSAYPLRDNEGNIIEGVVFIQDITDRMLCHDEVLRLYNEVALTKDYLEGIIENSADAIVSSDLHGIITSWNRGAERIYGFSKEEAIGQFLPFVPDFLIDPEWENNKRIKAGEVLKRIETFRKRKDGTIISVSLTLSPIKNTAGEVIGISGISRDISEKKNVEKELVRRNQELSRLFFISSAMRGTLELDRLLRMVLTAVTMGDGLGFNRAILFLVDEEKNVLKGAMGVGPASHEEAFHIWDRLSLERKTLPDIMHDIEIGPLRKDSFFDRLSMGIEIPLTENTILTRAVNEKKLFNIDDVSRELLSDAVLVQQLGTQAYAAVPLISRNKVIGVLWVDNYFNRRPVNEEDLRFLTAFSNHVAAAIENARLFERVKLAEQEMENIFESISDMVYFVDRDHVVKNINKAVSSRLGMPPGDIIGKKCYEVFHGTKQPLSECPHMKTVERREAFVEEVEDHYLGGTFITSSSPIFDISGEFIGTVNVVSDITELKNLRERVIKTDRLAALGEVAARVAHEIRNPLVSLGGFARRLEKKLDGSLKEYADIIAKEVGRLEGILNEILSFVKETRIIKETVNSNEVIDGVISLIWSEIDDRGIVLVKEYSLPIEIFVDPNRVKDALLNILTNAVQAVGTNGTISVKTYVRNGSCIFEIKDTGPGISEDDLAYIFDPFFTTKKSGTGLGLTITHRIIEEHDGSIEVESRPGEGSTFRVVIPLQKRNDTDKGGQT